The following proteins come from a genomic window of Canis lupus dingo isolate Sandy chromosome 20, ASM325472v2, whole genome shotgun sequence:
- the CCDC194 gene encoding coiled-coil domain-containing protein 194, which produces MEWGSLPSTPNADGCWAQVPSWYPLGPGGQELRPLPLHGGADSEAQRTAHGVQRRDWNPGPPTPPWARGAQAGPWRGSSPLPADSGSHGREGRNRGCPWRPKVPISCSRLSGARAVDGGMAEPGPEPGRAWRVLALCGAAVFLAAAAAGAALLAWNLASAASRGPRCPEPGANATAPPRDLAPEVEDLQRRLAEATRRGDALARRLDQANRARGELEEALRACQGRQSRLQTQLMTLKTEIDEAKAQGTQMGAENGALTEALARWEAAATESARRLDEAQQRARAAEAEAEACAAREAVLRERAKALEAELGPQRRVPRPRSRSVSRPRPRPSPRSRSRPGPSGGCRRPARRARG; this is translated from the exons ATGGAATGGGGATCCTTACCGAGTACCCCCAATGCAGATGGGTGCTGGGCACAGGTGCCCTCATGGTACCCACTGGGCCCCGGGGGGCAAGAGCTACGGCCGCTCCCACTTCACGGCGGGGCAGACTCTGAGGCTCAGAGGACAGCACATGGGGTGCAGAGGCGGGACTGGAACCCGGGACCCCCAACCCCGCCCTGGGCTCGGGGAGCCCAGGCTGGCCCCTGGCGGGGGTCCAGCCCCCTCCCTGCGGACTCGGGAAGCCACGGCCGGGAGGGGCGGAACCGTGGGTGTCCCTGGCGCCCCAAGGTGCCAATTAGCTGCTCGAGGCTGTCTGGGGCCAGAGCTGTGGACGGCGGCATGGCCGagccggggccggagccgggcCGCGCCTGGCGGGTGCTGGCCCTGTGCGGGGCCGCGGTGTTCctggcggccgcggcggccggggcggcccTGCTGGCCTGGAACCTGGCCTCGGCGGCCTCCCGGGGGCCTCGCTGCCCCGAGCCAGGGGCCAACGCCACGGCGCCCCCCAGGGACCTGGCGCCCGAGGTCGAGGACCTACAGCGGCGGCTGGCCGAGGCTACCCGGCGTGGGGATGCCCTGGCCCGGCGGCTGGACCAGGCCAACCGCGCCCGCGGGGAGCTGGAGGAGGCACTACGGGCCTGCCAGGGCCGCCAG AGCCGGCTTCAGACGCAACTGATGACCCTGAAGACTGAGATTGACGAGGCCAAGGCACAGGGGACCCAGATGGGGGCTGAGAACGGGGCGCTCACAG AAGCCCTGGCGCGCTGGGAGGCGGCGGCCACGGAGTCTGCGCGGCGGTTGGACGAGGCACAGCAGCGCGCACGCGCGGCCGAGGCCGAAGCCGAAGCTTGCGCGGCCCGGGAGGCGGTGCTGCGCGAACGCGC TAAAGCCCTGGAAGCCGAGCTGGGCCCCCAGCGCAGAGTGCCGCGCCCCCGATCCCGCTCCGTgtcccgaccccgaccccgacccagCCCCCGCTCGCGCTCTCGCCCGGGACCCTCGGGGGGCTGCCGGCGGCCGGCGCGGCGCGCTCGAGGGTGA